One genomic region from Anabaena sp. PCC 7108 encodes:
- a CDS encoding multidrug efflux SMR transporter, with amino-acid sequence MPISWIYLIMAIIFEVFGTTCMKLSEEFTKIIPSIFIFVFYGLCLTFLTLSLRKIEVSVVYSIWSGLGTIVITSIGITCFNESFSFVKLISIILIIIGVIGLNLGDYLGN; translated from the coding sequence ATGCCAATCAGTTGGATTTACCTCATAATGGCAATTATTTTTGAAGTCTTCGGCACAACTTGCATGAAATTGTCTGAAGAATTTACTAAAATAATTCCTTCAATTTTTATCTTTGTCTTCTATGGACTTTGTTTAACTTTTTTGACACTTTCTCTCAGAAAAATTGAGGTCAGCGTCGTTTATTCTATTTGGTCTGGCTTAGGTACTATCGTAATTACTAGTATTGGAATTACCTGCTTTAATGAGTCTTTCTCATTCGTCAAACTTATCTCTATAATTTTAATAATTATCGGGGTGATTGGTCTAAATTTAGGTGACTATTTGGGAAATTAA
- a CDS encoding polysaccharide pyruvyl transferase family protein has translation MKNIIAARIKEDLHKVLGQLDSFESCALLNYPDHLNLGDHLIWLGTVIYLTDVLKTKINYTSSIADFSPTVMEKKIGKSPIFLHGGGNLGDLWPIHQQFREQIITKYQDRPIIILPQSILFNNLDNLQKTANIFNSHPNLTIFVRDDRSYQIAKESFDKCRVIKSPDMAFQLLNSPGVSTNRQPKQSILFLCRKDKELNLKFSVDNVKIPNLVVQDWVSYKWVLGVQSSGIKRFVTQMVREVWQRGLMTPVEWIYRQKWQYFYGNADKFNQMYNPAMHKLLWSFMYSGIYQFQQHQIVITNRLHGHILCTLLSIPHVFLPNAYYKNESFYEAWTKDIPFCRFVKDPTQIEFAVKELLELSKSGNING, from the coding sequence ATGAAAAATATAATCGCAGCGAGAATTAAAGAAGACTTACATAAAGTTTTAGGACAATTAGATAGTTTTGAATCATGTGCATTGCTGAACTATCCAGATCATCTAAATTTGGGAGATCATTTAATTTGGTTGGGGACTGTGATTTACTTAACTGATGTACTAAAAACAAAAATTAATTACACTTCTAGTATTGCAGATTTTTCCCCAACAGTAATGGAAAAGAAAATTGGTAAATCTCCCATATTTCTGCATGGAGGAGGTAATTTAGGAGACCTTTGGCCTATTCATCAGCAATTTCGAGAGCAGATTATTACTAAATATCAAGATCGACCAATTATTATTCTTCCACAAAGTATTCTATTTAACAATTTAGATAATCTCCAAAAAACAGCAAATATATTTAATTCTCATCCTAATTTAACTATATTTGTCCGTGATGATCGTAGCTATCAAATTGCTAAGGAGTCTTTTGATAAATGCCGAGTGATTAAGTCTCCTGATATGGCTTTCCAATTATTAAATTCACCAGGTGTATCTACTAACCGTCAGCCAAAACAATCAATTCTCTTTCTCTGTAGAAAAGACAAAGAATTAAATCTTAAATTTTCAGTAGATAATGTAAAAATTCCTAATTTAGTTGTACAAGATTGGGTTTCATATAAATGGGTGCTAGGAGTTCAGTCCAGCGGGATAAAACGTTTTGTGACACAAATGGTAAGGGAGGTTTGGCAACGTGGCTTGATGACTCCAGTGGAGTGGATATATCGGCAGAAATGGCAATATTTTTATGGCAATGCTGATAAATTCAATCAGATGTATAATCCTGCTATGCACAAACTTTTATGGAGTTTTATGTACAGTGGAATTTATCAATTTCAGCAACATCAAATAGTAATTACAAATCGGTTGCATGGACATATTCTTTGCACACTGTTGAGCATTCCTCATGTTTTTCTACCTAATGCTTATTACAAGAATGAATCTTTTTATGAAGCATGGACAAAAGACATCCCATTTTGTAGATTTGTTAAAGATCCTACCCAGATTGAATTCGCTGTAAAAGAATTATTAGAATTAAGTAAATCAGGTAATATAAATGGCTAA
- the hpsE gene encoding hormogonium polysaccharide biosynthesis glycosyltransferase HpsE: MVDFTVAICTYNGGNRVLDVLEKLRLQIGTEKLIWEILVIDNNSTDHTAEVIKNYLSNWTETYSLKYFFEPEQGLAFARRCAIREAQSDLIGFLDDDNLPYPNWVIEAYKFGQIHGDAGAYGGQIYGKFEVEPPQGFERIARFFALIEGNKTYCYNEKYQSNRQRMFPPGAGIVIRKQAWLESIPEHPLLPQTNEDLEMLHYLWQQDWKIWFNAEMKLDHLIPKSRFEKDYLRKFFRQNGICRYYFRMLNYQPWQRPVMSIIYMINDFQKAINFYIKNKNVLKTDVVINGEMELLLSLSLSPFYHWKIIKQ, from the coding sequence ATGGTTGATTTTACAGTTGCTATCTGTACCTACAATGGGGGAAACCGTGTCCTAGATGTGTTAGAAAAATTGCGATTGCAAATTGGGACAGAGAAACTTATTTGGGAAATTCTAGTTATCGACAACAATAGCACTGATCACACTGCTGAAGTAATAAAAAACTATTTATCTAATTGGACTGAAACCTATTCTCTGAAATATTTTTTTGAACCAGAACAAGGACTCGCTTTTGCCCGCAGGTGTGCTATTAGAGAAGCACAAAGTGATTTAATTGGATTTTTAGATGATGATAATTTACCATATCCTAATTGGGTAATAGAAGCTTATAAATTTGGACAAATTCATGGAGATGCAGGTGCATATGGAGGACAAATTTATGGCAAATTTGAAGTCGAACCACCCCAAGGATTTGAAAGAATTGCTCGCTTTTTTGCACTTATAGAAGGGAATAAAACTTATTGCTATAACGAAAAATATCAATCAAATAGACAAAGAATGTTTCCTCCCGGAGCAGGAATAGTCATTCGTAAACAAGCTTGGTTAGAAAGTATTCCTGAACATCCCTTATTGCCGCAAACAAATGAAGATTTGGAGATGTTACATTATCTTTGGCAACAAGACTGGAAAATCTGGTTTAATGCTGAAATGAAATTAGATCATTTAATTCCTAAATCCCGGTTTGAAAAAGACTATTTAAGGAAGTTTTTCCGCCAAAATGGGATATGTCGATATTATTTTAGAATGCTGAATTATCAACCTTGGCAAAGACCAGTGATGAGTATTATATACATGATTAATGATTTTCAAAAAGCAATTAATTTTTATATTAAGAACAAGAATGTTTTAAAAACTGATGTGGTGATAAATGGAGAAATGGAATTGCTTTTAAGTTTATCTCTCAGCCCTTTTTATCATTGGAAAATAATTAAACAGTAA
- a CDS encoding tetratricopeptide repeat protein has translation MIVKNEETALPKCLSSVKNVVDEIVVLDTGSTDNTPQIAQKFGAKLHHFEWCNNFSKARNEALKYVTGDWVLVLDADESLTPEIVPHLKAAINIEEYLLINLVRQEVGATQSPYSLVSRLFRNHSDICFDRPYHALVDDSITAILAQESNWQIGYLPGVAILHAGYQKAVINQQNKYTKAAAAMEEFFAANPNDAYVCSKLGALYVEMGKIKDGMELLTRGLKQVLGNQNTTEKNRPRGFKDFQSKRGRNIIHETITTNEINYDILYELHYHLGIANTHLKNGNQALSHYQAAVKLPIYPLLKLGGYNNLGNLLKAVGDLQGAKNAYETALKIDPGFVFGHYNLGMVNKAMGLFAEAIDAYNQAILLNPDYAEAYQNLGVVLLKVGDVETSLAAFDSAIAIHELQNPQEAQRLRQGLQEMGLIRNS, from the coding sequence ATGATTGTTAAAAACGAAGAAACTGCCTTGCCAAAGTGCCTGAGTAGTGTTAAAAATGTTGTCGATGAAATTGTAGTTCTAGATACAGGTTCAACTGATAATACACCCCAAATCGCTCAAAAATTTGGGGCTAAGTTACATCATTTTGAATGGTGTAATAACTTCAGTAAAGCTCGCAATGAAGCTCTGAAATACGTCACAGGGGATTGGGTTTTAGTATTAGATGCTGATGAAAGTCTGACACCAGAAATTGTGCCGCATCTGAAAGCAGCAATTAATATAGAGGAATATCTATTAATTAATCTTGTGCGTCAAGAAGTCGGAGCCACACAATCACCTTATTCTTTGGTTTCACGACTGTTTCGTAACCATTCAGATATATGTTTTGATCGTCCTTATCATGCCTTGGTTGATGATAGTATTACTGCTATTTTAGCTCAAGAATCTAATTGGCAAATTGGTTATTTACCAGGGGTCGCAATTCTACACGCAGGATATCAAAAAGCGGTAATTAACCAACAGAATAAATATACTAAAGCCGCTGCCGCAATGGAAGAATTTTTTGCAGCTAATCCTAATGATGCTTATGTTTGCAGTAAATTGGGAGCTTTGTATGTGGAAATGGGGAAAATTAAGGATGGGATGGAGTTATTAACCAGAGGTTTAAAGCAGGTGCTGGGGAATCAAAATACCACAGAAAAAAACCGCCCACGCGGATTTAAAGATTTTCAATCTAAGAGAGGTAGAAATATTATTCATGAAACCATTACGACCAATGAAATAAATTATGATATCTTGTATGAATTACATTATCACTTAGGAATTGCTAATACACATTTAAAAAATGGAAATCAGGCTCTTTCCCATTATCAAGCTGCTGTAAAATTGCCTATTTATCCTTTGTTGAAGTTAGGAGGATATAATAATCTGGGTAATTTATTGAAAGCTGTGGGAGATTTACAAGGTGCGAAAAATGCTTATGAAACAGCTTTAAAGATTGACCCTGGTTTTGTTTTTGGTCATTACAATTTGGGTATGGTAAATAAAGCAATGGGTTTATTTGCTGAAGCTATTGATGCCTATAACCAAGCTATCCTGTTAAATCCTGACTATGCAGAAGCTTATCAAAATTTGGGAGTAGTGCTGTTAAAGGTGGGCGATGTTGAAACCAGTTTAGCAGCTTTTGATAGTGCGATCGCTATCCATGAACTACAAAACCCCCAAGAAGCGCAACGACTCCGCCAAGGTTTACAAGAAATGGGATTAATTCGTAATTCATAA
- a CDS encoding pyridoxal phosphate-dependent aminotransferase, which translates to MKLAARVSQVTPSITLAITAKAKAMKAEGTDVCSFSAGEPDFDTPAHIKAAAAKALDEGKTKYGAAAGEPKLREAIAQKLKTDNGLDYKSENIIVTNGGKHSLYNLMMALIDPGDEVIIPAPYWLSYPEMVILAAGKPVIVQTDASTGYKITPEQLKKAITPKTKLFVLNSPSNPTGMVYTPEEIKALAKVVVDADIYVVSDEIYEKILYDGAEHVSIGSLGKEIFERTLISNGFAKGYSMTGWRLGYLAGPVEIIKAASTIQGHSTSNVCTFAQYGAIAALEGSQDCVEEMRQAFAKRRQVMFDRLNAIPGLSTAKPDGAFYLFPDISKIGLNSLEFCNALLEVHQVAVIPGVAFGADHNIRLSYATDMATIEKGMDRLEKFVRSRI; encoded by the coding sequence ATGAAGCTGGCAGCAAGAGTAAGTCAGGTAACGCCCTCTATAACCTTAGCGATTACAGCTAAAGCTAAGGCGATGAAAGCAGAGGGTACAGATGTTTGTAGTTTTAGCGCTGGAGAACCGGATTTTGACACTCCAGCCCATATCAAAGCCGCAGCCGCGAAAGCTTTGGATGAAGGTAAAACCAAGTATGGTGCAGCCGCTGGAGAACCAAAGTTAAGGGAAGCGATCGCCCAAAAGCTGAAAACAGATAACGGTCTTGATTATAAGTCAGAGAATATCATTGTCACCAATGGTGGTAAGCATTCTTTGTACAATTTGATGATGGCGCTAATTGATCCGGGTGATGAGGTCATTATCCCTGCACCATATTGGCTAAGTTATCCAGAAATGGTGATTTTAGCTGCTGGTAAACCAGTAATTGTGCAAACGGACGCTTCTACTGGCTATAAAATTACCCCAGAACAACTGAAAAAGGCAATTACCCCAAAAACTAAGTTATTCGTCCTCAACTCTCCATCTAACCCCACAGGGATGGTGTACACGCCGGAGGAAATTAAAGCTTTGGCGAAAGTTGTAGTTGATGCAGATATCTATGTTGTCTCTGATGAAATTTACGAAAAAATCCTCTATGACGGTGCAGAACACGTCAGTATTGGTTCTCTAGGAAAGGAAATTTTTGAGCGTACTTTGATTAGTAACGGGTTTGCTAAAGGTTACTCGATGACAGGGTGGCGACTTGGTTATTTAGCAGGGCCTGTGGAAATTATTAAAGCTGCTAGTACCATTCAAGGGCATAGTACATCGAATGTCTGTACTTTTGCTCAATATGGTGCGATCGCTGCTTTGGAAGGTTCCCAAGACTGTGTGGAAGAAATGCGCCAAGCTTTCGCTAAACGTCGTCAGGTAATGTTCGACAGACTCAATGCTATTCCCGGTTTGAGTACTGCTAAACCAGATGGTGCTTTTTACCTGTTCCCTGATATCAGCAAAATCGGTTTAAACTCTCTGGAATTTTGCAACGCTTTATTAGAAGTACATCAAGTTGCAGTTATTCCCGGTGTGGCTTTCGGTGCTGATCATAATATTCGCCTCTCCTATGCTACTGATATGGCGACAATTGAAAAGGGAATGGATAGGTTAGAGAAATTTGTGCGTTCTCGAATTTAA
- a CDS encoding heme o synthase: MIETNVSRHHDTFLQVIQSYYQLTKPRIIPLLLITTAGSMWIAAKGQVDPFLLLVTLMGGTLAAASAQTINCIYDRDIDYDMERTRHRPMPSGRVQPRDALIFAIALAVASFTLLTVFANLLAALLAFSGIVFYVLVYTHWLKRHSTQNIVIGGAAGAIPALVGWAAVTDTLSWAAWLIFAIVFLWTPPHFWALALMIRDDYAKVGIPMLPVVVGDKATVRQIWYYTVITVTATVLLFYPLHASGIVYAFVALTLGGIFVHKAWRLLQNPEDRTVAKELFLYSISYMMLLCLAMVVDSLPITHSLVSAVVNRFS; encoded by the coding sequence ATGATTGAGACTAATGTCTCTCGCCACCACGATACATTTTTACAAGTAATTCAAAGTTACTACCAGCTAACTAAGCCACGCATTATTCCGTTGCTGTTAATTACCACTGCTGGGAGTATGTGGATTGCTGCTAAGGGACAAGTGGACCCTTTCCTATTACTAGTAACCCTGATGGGTGGTACTTTGGCTGCTGCCAGCGCTCAGACTATTAACTGTATCTATGACCGAGATATAGATTATGATATGGAGCGGACGCGCCATCGTCCTATGCCTTCTGGTAGGGTGCAGCCCCGTGATGCGTTGATTTTTGCGATCGCCCTGGCTGTGGCTTCTTTTACCCTACTCACAGTTTTTGCCAATTTATTAGCCGCACTTTTAGCATTTTCTGGTATTGTATTTTACGTTTTAGTTTATACCCACTGGCTAAAACGTCACAGCACTCAAAATATTGTCATTGGTGGTGCGGCAGGGGCGATTCCAGCCCTAGTTGGTTGGGCGGCTGTAACAGATACTTTAAGCTGGGCAGCTTGGCTGATTTTTGCCATTGTGTTTTTGTGGACTCCTCCTCATTTCTGGGCTTTGGCTTTGATGATTCGTGATGATTACGCCAAAGTGGGAATACCCATGTTACCGGTGGTAGTCGGTGATAAAGCCACGGTACGCCAGATTTGGTACTATACCGTGATTACCGTAACGGCAACTGTACTGCTGTTTTATCCTTTACACGCCAGTGGTATTGTCTATGCGTTTGTCGCCTTGACATTGGGGGGGATATTTGTTCACAAGGCTTGGCGCTTGCTGCAAAATCCAGAGGATCGAACTGTGGCTAAAGAGTTATTTCTTTATTCGATTTCTTACATGATGCTGTTGTGTCTAGCGATGGTGGTTGATAGTTTACCGATTACTCACAGCTTGGTAAGTGCTGTGGTTAATCGGTTTAGTTAG
- a CDS encoding heme A synthase yields the protein MNEFVLQQQNEAAAQHNSPKEVIRRLVWKICIATLILMAIGSATRVMNAGLACPDWPLCYGELVPAKQMNLQVFLEWFHRLDAALIGFSAIALAGLSWWHRRVLPNWLPWASTFALFLIVFQGVLGGLTVTELLRFDIVTAHLGTALLFFTTLLVIGTALSPYQGTGTVGKLPWVGLAASVLVYLQSLLGAVVGSRWALHQCFGDSQLCRVMYSHIFGLIPPTLATLAIVFISWRTPALHPALRRLANMAGSLLILQLLLGVATFRLHLQVEPLTVTHQAVGATLLGTLVVFTVLGLRDRTNGIITQ from the coding sequence ATGAACGAATTTGTCCTACAACAACAAAATGAAGCGGCAGCCCAACACAATAGCCCCAAGGAAGTAATTCGTCGCTTGGTGTGGAAAATTTGCATAGCCACCTTGATTTTGATGGCGATAGGCAGTGCCACCCGCGTGATGAATGCTGGACTTGCTTGCCCTGATTGGCCTTTGTGCTATGGGGAATTGGTGCCAGCCAAGCAAATGAATCTCCAGGTGTTCTTGGAGTGGTTTCACAGATTGGACGCAGCTTTGATTGGTTTTAGCGCGATCGCACTTGCCGGTTTATCCTGGTGGCATCGTCGTGTTTTACCCAACTGGCTACCTTGGGCTTCTACATTTGCCCTGTTCTTAATCGTCTTCCAAGGCGTTTTGGGTGGACTCACTGTCACCGAATTGTTGCGATTTGATATCGTTACCGCCCATTTGGGAACGGCGCTATTGTTTTTCACTACTCTCTTAGTCATCGGTACGGCACTTAGCCCATATCAGGGGACTGGAACTGTTGGAAAGCTGCCTTGGGTGGGTTTAGCAGCTTCTGTTTTGGTATACCTACAAAGTTTACTAGGTGCTGTGGTAGGTTCTCGCTGGGCGCTACACCAATGCTTTGGTGATTCTCAACTTTGCCGAGTCATGTACAGCCATATTTTTGGCTTAATCCCGCCAACGCTGGCTACTTTGGCAATCGTATTTATCTCTTGGCGCACTCCAGCTTTACACCCAGCTTTGCGCCGATTAGCAAATATGGCTGGAAGCTTATTGATTTTACAACTGCTGTTGGGAGTCGCTACTTTTCGCTTACATCTACAAGTTGAGCCGCTAACCGTTACTCACCAAGCTGTAGGTGCTACTTTGCTGGGTACTTTAGTGGTGTTTACAGTTTTAGGGCTACGCGACAGAACAAATGGAATCATTACACAGTAA
- a CDS encoding cytochrome c oxidase subunit II, protein MKIPSSIWTLLIGIVLTLASLWYGQNHGLLPTAASDEAVLVDGLFNTMMIVSTGIFLIVESVLIYAAFKYRRRAGDNEDGPPIEGNVPLEILWTAIPAIIVIGISVYSFDVYNEIGGFDPHAVHAAPETPMMQQSMSMPGTAIAATLSDTPTSTEPNLNQEKSDQAMEDPATAAVRNPEIPQIRNAPGVGSVAPTLGTSREKAGQPPQLVINVSALQYAWIFTYPDTGVTTGELHVPVGQQVEMNMTANDVIHAFWVPEFRLKQDVIPGRQSEIRFTPNKVGEYALICAELCGPYHGAMRTQVVVESQEAYDTWMQEQLVASKDTLNQAVAVYPIDVSPDEFLAPYTKDMGIHSEMLHQVHH, encoded by the coding sequence GTGAAAATTCCAAGTTCCATCTGGACATTACTAATTGGCATTGTGCTAACCCTAGCCAGCCTTTGGTACGGTCAAAATCACGGTCTGTTACCTACAGCCGCATCTGATGAAGCCGTCTTAGTAGATGGTCTATTCAACACGATGATGATCGTTTCTACAGGTATATTTTTAATAGTCGAAAGTGTTTTAATTTACGCTGCATTTAAATACCGTCGCCGTGCAGGTGACAATGAAGATGGTCCACCCATCGAGGGTAATGTACCTTTAGAAATACTCTGGACGGCGATCCCAGCAATTATCGTTATTGGGATTTCTGTTTACAGCTTTGATGTCTACAACGAAATCGGTGGATTTGATCCTCATGCAGTCCATGCAGCCCCGGAAACACCGATGATGCAACAATCAATGTCAATGCCAGGAACTGCTATTGCTGCCACATTAAGCGATACACCGACCAGCACAGAACCAAATCTGAACCAAGAAAAATCTGATCAGGCCATGGAAGACCCGGCCACAGCAGCAGTCCGCAATCCTGAAATTCCTCAAATTCGCAATGCTCCCGGCGTAGGTAGCGTAGCTCCGACTTTGGGTACAAGTCGTGAAAAAGCTGGACAACCACCACAATTAGTTATTAACGTCTCTGCACTCCAGTATGCTTGGATTTTTACCTACCCAGATACGGGCGTGACCACTGGTGAACTCCATGTACCAGTCGGTCAACAAGTGGAAATGAACATGACAGCTAACGATGTTATCCATGCCTTCTGGGTTCCAGAATTCCGCCTTAAACAAGATGTGATCCCCGGTAGACAAAGTGAGATTCGCTTCACACCCAATAAGGTGGGTGAGTACGCCTTAATTTGTGCTGAACTTTGTGGCCCCTACCACGGAGCGATGAGAACCCAAGTAGTGGTAGAGTCCCAAGAGGCTTATGACACTTGGATGCAAGAACAGCTAGTTGCTAGTAAAGATACCCTGAATCAAGCCGTTGCCGTCTACCCGATAGATGTATCCCCAGATGAATTTCTTGCCCCCTACACTAAGGACATGGGAATTCACTCAGAAATGCTCCATCAAGTTCACCATTAA
- the ctaD gene encoding cytochrome c oxidase subunit I, which produces MTQLQLQETAKIPDIEELGERHWRDFFGFSTDHKVIGIQYLVTSFVFYCIGGVMADLVRTELRTPEVDFVTPEVYNSLFTLHATIMIFLWIVPAGAGFANYLIPLMIGARDMAFPRLNAVAFWMIPPAGILLIASLAVGDAPDAGWTSYPPLSLVTGQVGEAIWIVSVLLLGTSSILGAINFLVTILKMRVPSMGIHQMPLFCWSMLATSALVLISTPVLAGALILLSFDLLAGTTFFNPTGGGDPVVYQHMFWFYSHPAVYIMILPFFGAISEILPVHARKPIFGYKAIAYSSLAISFLGLIVWAHHMFTSGIPGWLRMFFMITTMIIAVPTGIKIFGWLATIWGGKINLNSAMIFAMGFLGTFVIGGISGVMLASVPFDIHVHDTYFVVAHLHYVLFGGSVLGIFAAIYHWFPKMTGRMMNEFWGKVHAILTIVGLNMTFLPMHKLGMMGMNRRIAQYDPKFTSLNEICTYGSYILAISTLPFIINAIWSWLYGPKAGNNPWRGLTLEWMTTSPPAIENFEKLPVLATGPYDYGVKEKKVDVNQVLSAKPDEPYPTIESGV; this is translated from the coding sequence ATGACTCAACTACAGTTGCAAGAAACTGCCAAAATCCCTGATATTGAAGAATTAGGGGAAAGACATTGGCGAGACTTTTTTGGTTTTAGTACCGACCATAAGGTGATTGGCATTCAATACCTAGTCACTTCCTTTGTTTTTTACTGCATTGGCGGTGTGATGGCTGACTTGGTGCGGACAGAACTCCGTACGCCAGAGGTAGATTTTGTCACGCCAGAAGTCTATAACAGTCTGTTTACACTCCACGCCACGATCATGATTTTTCTGTGGATTGTACCAGCAGGAGCGGGTTTTGCTAACTATCTCATTCCCTTGATGATTGGGGCTAGGGATATGGCTTTTCCACGCTTAAATGCGGTAGCTTTTTGGATGATTCCCCCTGCGGGTATACTACTGATCGCTAGTTTGGCGGTGGGTGATGCACCAGATGCTGGTTGGACTTCCTACCCTCCTTTAAGCTTGGTAACAGGTCAAGTGGGTGAAGCGATTTGGATTGTCAGTGTCCTGCTGTTGGGTACATCTTCAATTTTGGGGGCGATTAACTTTCTCGTCACCATCCTGAAAATGCGTGTTCCCAGCATGGGAATCCATCAAATGCCCTTGTTTTGCTGGTCAATGTTAGCAACTTCGGCGCTGGTATTGATATCTACACCAGTTTTAGCTGGGGCGCTAATTCTGCTTTCCTTTGACTTATTAGCAGGAACAACATTTTTTAACCCGACTGGTGGTGGTGATCCTGTGGTTTACCAGCATATGTTCTGGTTTTACTCTCACCCAGCGGTTTACATTATGATTTTGCCGTTTTTTGGGGCAATTTCCGAAATTCTGCCAGTTCATGCCCGTAAGCCGATTTTTGGTTATAAAGCGATCGCTTATTCGTCTCTAGCTATCAGCTTTTTGGGGTTAATCGTCTGGGCGCACCACATGTTTACCAGCGGTATCCCTGGTTGGTTGCGGATGTTCTTTATGATCACAACCATGATCATCGCTGTTCCCACCGGCATTAAAATTTTCGGTTGGTTAGCAACTATCTGGGGTGGCAAAATTAACCTCAATAGTGCCATGATTTTTGCCATGGGTTTCTTGGGAACCTTTGTGATTGGTGGGATTAGTGGGGTGATGTTGGCATCAGTACCTTTTGATATTCACGTTCACGATACCTATTTTGTTGTCGCCCACTTACACTATGTCCTTTTTGGTGGTAGCGTACTCGGAATTTTTGCAGCGATTTACCATTGGTTCCCGAAAATGACGGGACGAATGATGAACGAATTTTGGGGTAAGGTTCACGCGATTTTGACCATTGTTGGTCTCAATATGACTTTTTTACCCATGCACAAACTGGGGATGATGGGTATGAATCGCCGCATTGCCCAATATGACCCCAAATTCACTTCTTTGAATGAAATCTGTACTTACGGGTCTTATATCTTAGCGATTTCGACTTTACCATTTATTATCAATGCGATTTGGAGTTGGTTGTACGGACCAAAAGCTGGTAATAATCCTTGGAGAGGACTCACCCTAGAATGGATGACAACTTCACCACCAGCAATTGAGAATTTTGAAAAACTACCGGTTTTGGCTACAGGCCCCTATGATTACGGCGTGAAAGAGAAAAAAGTTGATGTCAATCAAGTATTAAGCGCCAAACCTGACGAACCATATCCAACTATTGAGTCTGGTGTGTAA
- a CDS encoding heme-copper oxidase subunit III codes for MQSQIIDPAKIEQNHHHATADSHHEAHPDHRLFGLVMFLIAEGMIFMGMFGAYLAFRATLPVWPPAGTPELELLLPGVNTMILISSSFVMHNADTAIKKNDSKGMRTWLAITAAMGAIFLVGQVYEYTHLEFGLTTNLFASTFYVLTGFHGLHVTVGVLAILAVLWRSRTPGHYSNEKHFGIEAAELYWHFVDVIWIILFGLLYLL; via the coding sequence ATGCAAAGTCAAATAATTGACCCAGCGAAAATTGAACAGAATCATCACCACGCAACCGCAGATTCTCATCACGAAGCACATCCAGACCATCGTCTGTTTGGTCTAGTTATGTTTCTAATTGCGGAAGGGATGATTTTTATGGGTATGTTCGGAGCTTATTTAGCTTTCCGCGCTACCCTACCTGTCTGGCCTCCCGCCGGTACACCAGAGTTAGAACTGCTGTTACCTGGTGTAAACACAATGATTTTGATTTCTAGTAGTTTTGTCATGCACAATGCTGATACTGCAATCAAAAAAAATGATAGCAAGGGAATGCGTACCTGGTTGGCAATTACTGCGGCTATGGGTGCAATTTTCTTGGTGGGACAGGTTTATGAATATACCCATCTGGAATTTGGTTTAACTACCAATTTGTTTGCAAGTACGTTTTATGTTTTAACTGGCTTTCACGGTTTACACGTGACTGTAGGAGTTTTAGCGATTTTGGCTGTTTTGTGGCGATCGCGTACTCCCGGTCATTACAGCAATGAAAAGCACTTCGGTATTGAAGCCGCTGAACTGTACTGGCACTTTGTAGACGTAATTTGGATTATTTTGTTCGGATTACTCTATCTACTGTAG
- a CDS encoding type II toxin-antitoxin system PemK/MazF family toxin — MTTIQPGEFWVADILFTSGASYKKRPILVLWLDGDDVVAAVVTSAQPRSQTDVFLNDWSIAGLRVPSIVRLSRLDCLEKSLLIAKIGLISELDANQLKTVWNAFIKPQF, encoded by the coding sequence ATGACGACTATACAACCGGGTGAATTCTGGGTAGCTGATATTCTCTTTACAAGTGGTGCAAGTTATAAAAAACGCCCCATCCTTGTACTTTGGTTAGATGGTGATGATGTTGTAGCCGCTGTAGTTACTTCAGCACAACCACGCTCACAAACAGATGTATTTTTAAACGATTGGTCAATTGCAGGTCTGCGTGTTCCCTCAATTGTACGTTTATCTAGGCTGGATTGCTTAGAAAAGAGTTTATTAATAGCGAAAATCGGACTAATTTCTGAATTAGATGCCAACCAATTGAAAACTGTATGGAATGCTTTTATTAAACCTCAATTTTAA